From one Azospirillum ramasamyi genomic stretch:
- a CDS encoding DEAD/DEAH box helicase, with translation MSLFDALPRGPSGGAAVPFSQEDLTRVFDAKTLQRGRTLMMTGAATLGPPGGDRIEAEVSDLGRRLTVTVTPVQGKRSVVLERTCSCGRNACAHMAAAAMLALESRPEWRRASLFDVADVKAPLAPPPPPPPIPAAAPAGHSPVPQPKPAAAPPALAQPAPAAPAAPKPPLSLVRPPVPPPIRGIAPPPPPPAPPKPEPVRSLRWTLEPGQGDVACYILAEFVAEGSADTSPATPRDVLAKAPRSLDGDADRAIARLLGGGGTERTPVAKSRGEAVDRLLRRLLSTGRLRWRDGTPLAEAPGRTVRAFRDPATRKLRPTGLPERSVLVKGQSYWCVDSATGTVFPVDLQVVEVPKAKPVPPAPVPPPVPSKATPSRLFGPSRSAPAKPGAASMPRISPPPAMPGSSFRDSGIPGVRSGAADAAAIVERSPRIIARLGRVVTPADGLVDVLRLSFDYGEAGRPVEIEPDDQRQFARYEDDFGDVTFVRRDKADEQAALDRLSGLGFAQARIEPPKGALNARGSRVHWLTGRDVEERWQHFLTTEVPALTKAGWVMEVGADFGTKVIEPGAEVEVAVRDAGDGWFDLDVGVEIDGERQPLLPILARLVEKGGLSTTRVIDGRAHIVLDDGNVLALPAERIERLLSVLEAMLDSGRSSGDRLKVPLAEADSLLDIDDLIARRGDETAQIDGYLQRLRADEMPGDMTPPPGFKGELRDYQRAGLAWMQSLRANNVAGILADDMGLGKTAQTLAHIAMEEHEGRLTEPCMVVVPTSLVPNWVAESERFTPHLRVVVLHGVDRHGKLADIDRAHIVVTTYGVVARDVDLLKRLTWHMIVLDEAQAIKNPDGKATRAVAALPARHRLCLSGTPVENNLGELWSQFAFLMPGLLGDRKDFGKRYRVPIEKRGDNTRANLLMRRIRPFLLRRTKEAVAKELPPKTEVVVRIDLDRDQRDLYETIRLSVNETVRAALAASGKGLGQNAIAVIDALLKLRQVCCDPRLLKSLGGAGGKSRQSAKLAALTEMVREMVPEGRRILIFSQFTTMLDLIKLELEKAAIPYVELTGRTLDRAEPVNRFQNREVPVFLISLKAGGRGLNLTAADTVIHYDPWWNPAAEDQATDRAYRIGQDKPVFVYKLIAANTVEERILDLQRRKGSLSAATIEGKGLVSALDGGDIDYLLGDGDGDEE, from the coding sequence ATGTCGCTTTTCGATGCCTTGCCGCGTGGCCCTTCGGGGGGCGCCGCCGTCCCCTTCTCCCAGGAGGACCTGACGCGCGTCTTCGATGCCAAGACGCTGCAGCGCGGCCGCACGCTGATGATGACCGGCGCGGCGACGCTGGGACCGCCCGGCGGCGACCGGATCGAGGCGGAGGTCAGCGACCTCGGCCGTCGCCTGACGGTGACGGTGACCCCGGTGCAGGGCAAGCGCAGCGTCGTGCTGGAGCGGACCTGCAGCTGCGGCCGCAATGCCTGCGCGCATATGGCCGCGGCGGCGATGCTGGCGCTGGAAAGCCGTCCGGAATGGCGCCGCGCCTCCCTGTTCGACGTCGCCGACGTCAAGGCGCCGCTGGCGCCGCCCCCGCCGCCCCCTCCCATCCCGGCAGCCGCGCCGGCAGGCCACTCGCCGGTCCCGCAGCCGAAGCCGGCGGCCGCGCCCCCGGCGCTTGCCCAACCGGCGCCTGCCGCACCCGCCGCGCCGAAACCTCCGCTGTCGCTGGTCCGCCCGCCCGTGCCGCCGCCGATCCGCGGCATCGCGCCTCCTCCGCCTCCGCCGGCCCCGCCGAAACCGGAACCGGTGCGCAGCCTGCGCTGGACCCTGGAGCCGGGGCAGGGCGACGTCGCCTGCTACATCCTGGCGGAGTTCGTGGCGGAGGGATCGGCCGACACCAGCCCCGCCACCCCGCGCGACGTTCTGGCCAAGGCGCCGCGCTCGCTCGACGGCGACGCCGACCGAGCCATCGCCCGGCTGCTCGGCGGCGGCGGGACCGAGCGCACGCCCGTCGCCAAGAGCCGGGGGGAGGCGGTCGACCGCCTGCTGCGCCGCCTGCTCTCCACCGGGCGGCTGCGCTGGCGCGACGGCACCCCGCTGGCCGAGGCGCCGGGCCGCACCGTCCGCGCCTTCCGCGATCCGGCCACCCGCAAGCTGCGCCCGACCGGCCTGCCCGAACGCAGCGTTCTGGTGAAGGGCCAGTCCTATTGGTGCGTGGACAGCGCCACCGGCACCGTCTTCCCGGTCGATCTCCAGGTGGTGGAGGTGCCGAAGGCCAAGCCGGTGCCGCCCGCTCCCGTCCCGCCGCCGGTTCCGTCCAAAGCGACGCCGTCCCGCCTGTTCGGCCCGTCGCGCAGCGCGCCCGCGAAGCCGGGGGCGGCATCGATGCCGCGCATCAGCCCGCCGCCGGCGATGCCGGGTTCCAGCTTCCGCGACAGCGGCATTCCCGGCGTGCGCAGCGGAGCCGCCGACGCCGCCGCCATCGTCGAGCGGTCGCCGCGCATCATCGCGCGGCTGGGCCGCGTGGTCACCCCGGCCGACGGGCTGGTCGACGTGCTGCGCCTGTCCTTCGACTATGGCGAAGCCGGCCGCCCGGTGGAGATCGAGCCCGACGACCAGCGCCAGTTCGCCCGCTACGAGGACGACTTCGGCGACGTCACCTTCGTCCGCCGCGACAAGGCCGACGAACAGGCGGCGCTGGACCGGCTGTCCGGCCTCGGCTTCGCCCAGGCGCGGATCGAGCCGCCGAAGGGCGCGCTGAACGCCCGCGGCTCGCGCGTCCACTGGCTGACCGGCCGCGACGTGGAGGAGCGCTGGCAGCATTTCCTCACCACGGAGGTGCCGGCCCTGACCAAGGCCGGGTGGGTCATGGAGGTCGGCGCCGATTTCGGCACCAAGGTGATCGAGCCGGGGGCCGAGGTCGAGGTCGCGGTGAGGGATGCCGGCGACGGCTGGTTCGACCTGGACGTCGGCGTCGAGATCGACGGCGAGCGCCAGCCGCTGCTGCCCATCCTGGCCCGGCTGGTGGAGAAGGGCGGCCTGTCGACCACCCGCGTCATCGACGGCCGCGCCCATATCGTGCTGGACGACGGCAACGTCCTGGCCCTGCCGGCCGAGCGGATCGAGCGGCTGCTCAGCGTGCTGGAGGCGATGCTGGACAGCGGGCGCAGCAGCGGCGACCGGCTGAAGGTGCCGCTGGCCGAGGCCGACTCCCTGCTGGACATCGACGACCTGATCGCCCGGCGCGGCGACGAGACGGCGCAGATCGACGGCTATCTCCAGCGCCTGCGCGCCGACGAGATGCCGGGCGACATGACCCCGCCGCCGGGCTTCAAGGGGGAGCTGCGCGACTACCAGCGTGCCGGCCTCGCCTGGATGCAGAGCCTGCGCGCCAACAACGTCGCCGGCATCCTGGCCGATGACATGGGGCTGGGCAAGACCGCCCAGACACTGGCCCACATCGCGATGGAGGAGCATGAGGGGCGGCTGACCGAGCCCTGCATGGTGGTGGTGCCGACCAGCCTCGTGCCCAACTGGGTGGCGGAATCGGAACGCTTCACCCCGCATCTGCGGGTGGTGGTGCTGCATGGCGTCGACCGCCACGGCAAGCTGGCCGACATCGACCGCGCCCACATCGTCGTCACCACCTATGGCGTGGTGGCGCGCGACGTCGATCTCCTGAAACGGCTGACCTGGCACATGATCGTGCTGGACGAGGCGCAGGCGATCAAGAACCCCGACGGCAAGGCGACCCGCGCGGTGGCGGCGCTGCCTGCGCGGCACCGGCTCTGCCTGTCCGGCACGCCGGTGGAGAACAATCTGGGCGAGCTGTGGAGCCAGTTCGCCTTCCTGATGCCGGGGCTGCTGGGCGACCGCAAGGATTTCGGCAAGCGTTACCGCGTGCCCATCGAGAAGCGCGGCGACAACACCCGCGCCAACCTGCTGATGCGCCGCATCCGCCCCTTCCTGCTCCGCCGCACCAAGGAGGCGGTGGCGAAGGAGCTGCCGCCCAAGACCGAGGTGGTGGTGCGCATCGACCTCGACCGCGACCAGCGCGACCTGTACGAGACCATCCGCCTGTCGGTGAACGAGACGGTGCGCGCGGCGCTGGCCGCCAGCGGCAAGGGGCTGGGCCAGAACGCCATCGCGGTGATCGACGCGCTGCTGAAGCTGCGTCAGGTCTGCTGCGATCCGCGCCTGCTGAAATCCCTGGGGGGCGCCGGGGGCAAGTCGCGCCAGAGCGCCAAGCTCGCCGCCCTGACCGAGATGGTGAGGGAGATGGTGCCGGAAGGCCGGCGCATCCTGATCTTCTCGCAGTTCACCACCATGCTCGACCTGATCAAGCTGGAGCTGGAGAAGGCCGCCATCCCCTATGTCGAGCTGACCGGCCGCACGCTGGACCGCGCCGAGCCGGTGAACCGCTTCCAGAACCGCGAGGTTCCGGTCTTCCTGATCAGCCTGAAGGCCGGCGGCCGCGGCCTGAACCTGACCGCCGCCGACACGGTGATCCATTACGATCCCTGGTGGAACCCCGCCGCCGAGGATCAGGCGACCGACCGTGCCTACCGCATCGGCCAGGACAAGCCGGTCTTCGTCTACAAGCTGATCGCCGCCAACACGGTGGAGGAGCGCATCCTCGACCTCCAGCGCCGCAAGGGCAGCCTCTCCGCCGCCACCATCGAGGGCAAGGGGCTGGTCAGCGCGCTCGACGGCGGCGACATCGACTATCTGCTCGGCGACGGCGACGGGGACGAGGAGTAG
- a CDS encoding PleD family two-component system response regulator: MSARVLVVDDVLPNVKLLAAKLTREYFNVLTAYNGPDALEMVRRESPDIVLLDVMMPGMDGFEVCEKIRSDPATMHIPVVMVTALSDIADRVRGLEAGADDFLTKPVNDIALFARVRSLVRLKMMMDEWRLRESTSGQFGVIERSGTLLSESFEHATVLVLEDSMLDLEKVTETLRRDHNTVMSADTCAKALERALGSELDLVVISLTLLNEDGLRLCSQLRSHERTRQVPILLMVDEGDLGQVAKGLELGANDYVVKPVDRNELLARARTQIRRKRYQERLRSNYEQSLSMALTDSLTGVFNRRYVNAHLPRLLERAIDSHKPVSVLMFDIDHFKVVNDTYGHAIGDEVLREVSARASRNLRTFDLVARLGGEEFVVILPDTDGEAALIVAERLRSRIADTPFTVSADRGEINVTVSIGISIGGRLGDTAEGLIRRADEALYEAKRSGRNCVIADARADKVEG; encoded by the coding sequence ATGTCCGCGCGTGTCCTTGTCGTCGATGACGTTCTGCCTAATGTGAAGCTGCTCGCGGCGAAGCTGACGCGCGAGTACTTCAATGTGCTGACGGCGTACAACGGGCCGGACGCGCTGGAGATGGTGCGGCGGGAATCGCCGGACATCGTCCTGCTGGACGTGATGATGCCGGGCATGGACGGGTTCGAGGTTTGCGAGAAGATTCGCTCCGATCCCGCCACCATGCACATCCCCGTCGTGATGGTGACGGCGCTGTCCGACATCGCCGACCGGGTGCGCGGGCTGGAGGCCGGGGCCGACGATTTCCTGACCAAGCCGGTGAACGACATCGCGCTGTTCGCGCGCGTGCGCTCCCTGGTCCGCCTCAAGATGATGATGGACGAATGGCGGCTGCGCGAAAGCACCTCCGGCCAGTTCGGCGTCATCGAGCGCAGCGGCACCTTGCTGAGCGAATCCTTCGAGCACGCCACCGTGCTGGTGCTGGAGGATTCCATGCTCGACCTGGAGAAGGTGACGGAGACCCTGCGGCGCGACCACAACACGGTGATGTCGGCCGACACCTGCGCCAAGGCGCTGGAACGCGCGCTGGGCAGCGAGCTGGACCTCGTGGTGATCAGCCTGACCCTGCTGAACGAGGACGGGCTGCGGCTCTGCTCGCAGCTGCGCTCGCATGAGCGGACGAGGCAGGTGCCGATCCTGCTGATGGTGGACGAGGGCGATCTGGGGCAGGTGGCGAAGGGCCTGGAGCTCGGCGCCAACGACTATGTGGTCAAGCCGGTCGACCGGAACGAGCTGCTGGCCCGCGCCCGCACCCAGATCCGGCGCAAGCGCTATCAGGAACGGCTGCGCTCCAATTACGAGCAGAGCCTGTCGATGGCGCTGACCGACAGCCTGACCGGCGTCTTCAACCGCCGCTACGTCAACGCCCATCTGCCGCGGCTGCTGGAACGCGCCATCGACAGCCACAAGCCGGTGTCGGTGCTGATGTTCGACATCGACCACTTCAAGGTCGTCAACGACACTTACGGCCACGCCATCGGCGACGAGGTGCTGCGCGAGGTGTCGGCGCGCGCCAGCCGCAACCTGCGCACTTTCGATCTCGTCGCCCGGCTGGGCGGCGAGGAGTTCGTGGTCATCCTGCCGGACACCGACGGGGAGGCCGCGCTGATCGTCGCCGAGCGCCTGCGCTCGCGCATCGCCGACACTCCCTTCACGGTGTCGGCCGACCGCGGCGAGATCAACGTGACCGTCTCCATCGGCATCTCCATCGGCGGCCGGCTGGGCGACACGGCCGAGGGTCTGATCCGCCGCGCCGACGAGGCGCTGTACGAGGCGAAGCGGTCGGGCCGCAACTGCGTCATCGCCGACGCCCGCGCCGATAAGGTGGAGGGGTAG
- a CDS encoding tetratricopeptide repeat protein — MASVQEALRVALDHHGAGRLREAEILYGRILDAAPGTHAASHLLGMLLAQTGRLEDAAQRIAAAVRAQPGIADYHRDLAKVHQALGLPAQAMAGQRRAAALRPDDAAAMALLGVAAQMTGGTDAAIDTLGRALTLDPQDGETRHRLALLLELRGIHHLEQGRAEAAAADLSRLIDVEPPTAERLFQLGNALSRAGRADDAPARYRQSLALQPDHVGAVFNLGILMRQAAGLELAALERAAAILGRAVALAPDFLEAHENFAILLFQSYREAEALAQVDRLLTMKRRIAVREGAALALPPLRDRPAAPEGRIRDVVAFSLWGTADLYRRGAVENARLVRSVYPGWTCRIYHDDSVPPEILAELDGLGAERVAMPPGSGPVNGLYWRFLPSDDPTVRRFVCRDCDSRVGPRERAAVEAWIASGKPFHVMRDHPLHSELMLAGMWGGIAGLLPPLEPLIERFASVEADRWQDQRFLRSHLWPLIADACLVHDSHQPGHGVPFPGHSGDAAEHAVGRRVR; from the coding sequence ATGGCCTCGGTTCAGGAAGCCTTGCGGGTCGCCCTCGACCACCACGGGGCCGGGCGGCTGCGGGAGGCGGAAATCCTCTATGGCCGCATCCTCGACGCCGCTCCCGGAACCCATGCCGCGTCCCATCTGCTGGGTATGCTGCTGGCGCAGACCGGCCGCCTGGAGGACGCCGCGCAGCGGATCGCCGCAGCGGTACGCGCCCAGCCGGGAATCGCCGATTACCACCGCGACCTCGCCAAGGTCCATCAGGCGCTCGGGCTGCCGGCGCAAGCCATGGCCGGCCAGCGCCGCGCCGCCGCCCTGCGGCCCGACGACGCCGCGGCCATGGCCCTTCTCGGCGTCGCGGCGCAGATGACGGGCGGCACCGACGCCGCCATAGACACGCTGGGCCGGGCGCTGACGCTCGACCCGCAGGACGGCGAGACGCGGCATCGCCTTGCCCTGCTTCTGGAGTTGCGCGGCATCCACCACCTGGAACAGGGCCGGGCGGAGGCGGCCGCCGCCGACCTGTCGCGCCTGATCGACGTGGAACCGCCGACGGCGGAGCGGCTGTTCCAACTCGGCAACGCCCTTTCCCGCGCCGGACGGGCGGACGATGCTCCGGCCCGCTACCGGCAGTCGCTGGCGCTGCAGCCCGACCATGTCGGGGCGGTCTTCAACCTGGGCATCCTGATGCGGCAGGCGGCGGGCCTTGAACTGGCGGCGCTGGAGCGGGCCGCGGCCATTCTGGGCCGGGCGGTGGCGCTGGCGCCCGATTTTCTCGAGGCGCACGAGAACTTCGCCATCCTTCTCTTCCAGTCCTATCGGGAGGCGGAGGCACTGGCCCAGGTTGACAGGCTGCTCACGATGAAAAGGCGGATCGCGGTGCGGGAAGGCGCGGCGCTCGCCCTGCCGCCGCTTCGCGACCGCCCGGCCGCCCCGGAAGGACGCATCCGCGACGTGGTGGCCTTCAGCCTGTGGGGGACGGCCGACCTCTACCGCCGCGGTGCGGTGGAGAATGCCCGGCTGGTGCGGTCGGTCTATCCCGGCTGGACCTGCCGGATCTACCACGACGACAGCGTGCCGCCGGAGATTCTGGCGGAGTTGGACGGGCTGGGGGCGGAGAGGGTGGCCATGCCGCCCGGCAGCGGCCCGGTCAACGGTCTCTATTGGCGCTTCCTGCCTTCCGACGATCCGACCGTCCGGCGCTTCGTCTGCCGCGATTGCGATTCGCGGGTCGGCCCGCGCGAGCGGGCGGCGGTGGAGGCGTGGATCGCTTCGGGCAAGCCCTTCCACGTCATGCGCGACCACCCGCTGCACAGCGAACTGATGCTGGCCGGCATGTGGGGCGGGATCGCCGGGCTGCTGCCGCCGCTGGAACCGCTGATCGAACGCTTCGCCTCGGTGGAGGCCGACCGTTGGCAGGACCAGCGCTTTCTCCGCTCCCACCTGTGGCCGCTGATCGCCGATGCCTGCCTCGTCCATGACAGTCACCAGCCCGGGCATGGCGTTCCATTCCCCGGTCATTCCGGCGATGCGGCGGAACATGCCGTCGGCCGGCGCGTGAGATAG
- a CDS encoding phosphatase PAP2 family protein, which translates to MFATASGAITHLGSSSLLVPLSALYATALWRHHSAPLALRWLLALSLCLGAMVVLKLVGHGCGLPDFPLFPSLFAGDRFVSPSGHAAFAAVFYGSVAALAARDAASLRLRIGLPLAAAALVLAIGASRVAVSAHSGAEVVAGLLIGGSSVLLFLWTSRKDGAPRLRVSPWLLAALALGLALLVHAGDPSFIEGTIRRVARHFGSGAGLCDLAGRVFPGARG; encoded by the coding sequence ATGTTCGCCACCGCCAGCGGCGCCATCACCCATCTGGGCAGCAGCAGCCTTCTCGTCCCGCTTTCCGCGCTCTACGCCACTGCCCTCTGGCGGCACCATTCGGCGCCGCTGGCGCTGCGATGGCTGCTGGCGCTGTCGCTCTGCCTTGGCGCCATGGTGGTGCTGAAGCTGGTGGGGCATGGCTGCGGCCTGCCGGATTTTCCGCTGTTCCCCTCGCTGTTCGCCGGCGACCGCTTCGTCAGCCCCAGCGGGCACGCGGCCTTCGCCGCCGTCTTCTACGGGTCTGTGGCGGCCCTGGCGGCGCGTGACGCCGCTTCCCTCCGGCTCAGGATCGGCCTGCCGCTGGCGGCGGCGGCGCTGGTGCTGGCCATCGGCGCATCCCGTGTCGCGGTGTCGGCCCATTCGGGGGCGGAGGTAGTGGCCGGTCTGCTGATCGGCGGATCGTCGGTGCTGCTGTTCCTGTGGACCAGCCGGAAGGACGGGGCGCCGCGCCTGCGCGTCTCGCCCTGGCTGCTGGCGGCGCTGGCGCTCGGGCTCGCCCTGCTGGTCCATGCCGGCGACCCGTCCTTCATCGAGGGAACCATCCGCCGCGTGGCCCGGCATTTCGGCAGCGGCGCCGGGCTGTGCGATCTGGCCGGCCGCGTCTTTCCGGGTGCCCGCGGATAA